A genomic region of Raphanus sativus cultivar WK10039 chromosome 6, ASM80110v3, whole genome shotgun sequence contains the following coding sequences:
- the LOC108809123 gene encoding uncharacterized protein LOC108809123 — MAYVDHAFSISDEDLMIGTSYTVSNRPPVKEISLAVSLLLFGILGIVSGFFMAYNRVGGDRGHGIFFIVLGCLLFIPGFYYTRIAYYAYKGYKGFSFSNIPSV; from the exons atggCGTATGTGGACCACGCGTTCTCGATATCGGACGAGGACCTAATGATCGGGACTTCGTACACGGTGAGTAATCGGCCGCCGGTGAAGGAGATCTCGCTGGCGGTGTCTCTCCTCTTGTTCGGAATCTTGGGAATCGTCTCCGGTTTCTTCATGGCCTACAACCGAGTCGGCGGCGATCGAGGCCACG GGATTTTCTTCATTGTTCTGGGTTGTCTTCTGTTTATCCCGGGCTTTTACTATACACGGATTGCATACTACGCATACAAAGGATACAAAGGCTTCTCCTTCTCAAACATACCCTCCGTTTAA
- the LOC108813538 gene encoding sugar transporter ERD6-like 7, with product MKMSNASDGSREVREPLVEKHVAESKQEQPWMVYLSTFVAVCGSFAFGSCAGYSSPAQAAIRNDLSLTIAEFSLFGSLLTFGAMFGAITSGPIADSIGRKGAMRLSSAFCVVGWLAIFFAKGVVALDLGRLATGYGMGAFSYVVPIFIAEIAPKAFRGALTTLNQILICTGVSVSFIIGTMVTWRVLALIGLIPCAVSFLGLFCIPESPRWLAKMGRDTEFEAALRKLRGKKADVSEEAAEIQDYIETLERLPKAKALDLFQRRYIRSVLIAFGLMVFQQFGGINGICFYTSSIFEQAGFPTRLGMLIYAILQVVITALNAPIVDRAGRKPLLLVSATGLVIGCLITAVSFYLKAHDMAHEAVPVLAVSGILMYIASFSAGMGAMPWVVMSEIFPINIKGVAGGMATLVNWFGAWAVSYTFNFLMSWSSYGTFIIYAVINALAIVFVIAVVPETKGKTLEEIQAVVNP from the exons atgaagatgtCAAACGCAAGTGATGGCAGCAGAGAGGTCAGGGAACCATTGGTGGAGAAGCATGTGGCTGAATCAAAACAGGAGCAGCCGTGGATGGTTTATCTGAGCACATTTGTTGCAGTTTGTGGTTCTTTTGCGTTTGGTTCTTGT GCTGGATACTCCTCACCTGCTCAAGCTGCAATTAGGAATGATCTATCTCTGACTATAGCAGAG TTTTCACTCTTTGGCTCTTTGCTGACTTTTGGTGCAATGTTTGGAGCTATCACAAGTGGGCCTATAGCTGATTCAATTGGAAGAAAAGGG GCCATGAGACTTTCATCTGCGTTTTGTGTTGTCGGGTGGCTGGCAATCTTCTTTGCCAAG GGAGTGGTGGCTCTGGATCTAGGAAGACTAGCAACGGGCTACGGAATGGGAGCATTCTCCTATGTG GTACCAATCTTTATAGCAGAAATTGCACCTAAAGCCTTTAGAGGGGCTCTAACCACACTAAATCAG ATTCTGATCTGCACTGGAGTGTCTGTTTCCTTCATTATAGGCACAATGGTGACTTGGAGAGTCTTAGCACTAATAG GATTAATCCCATGTGCTGTCTCCTTTCTTGGTCTCTTTTGTATCCCTGAGTCTCCAAGATGGCTG GCAAAGATGGGGCGTGATACAGAGTTTGAAGCTGCACTAAGGAAGCTCCGTGGGAAGAAGGCTGATGTATCTGAGGAGGCAGCAGAGATTCAG GATTATATTGAAACCCTGGAGAGGCTTCCAAAAGCCAAGGCCCTGGATTTGTTTCAGAGGAGATACATACGATCTGTTCTT ATAGCATTCGGGTTGATGGTGTTTCAGCAGTTTGGAGGAATCAACGGAATCTGTTTCTACACAAGCTCTATATTTGAGCAAGCAG GCTTCCCCACAAGACTTGGGATGTTAATATATGCAATTCTTCAG GTGGTGATCACTGCGCTTAATGCACCCATAGTTGACAGAGCCGGAAGAAAGCCATTGCTACTG GTTTCTGCAACAGGGTTAGTGATAGGATGTTTGATCACAGCGGTCTCATTCTATCTAAAGGCTCACGACATGGCACACGAAGCAGTGCCAGTCCTGGCTGTTTCTGGTATACTG ATGTACATAGCATCGTTTTCAGCAGGAATGGGAGCAATGCCATGGGTTGTCATGTCTGAG ATATTTCCCATAAACATAAAAGGAGTAGCAGGAGGCATGGCTACACTAGTAAACTGGTTTGGAGCTTGGGCTGTTTCTTACACTTTTAACTTCCTCATGTCCTGGAGCTCTTATG GAACTTTCATCATTTACGCGGTGATCAACGCACTGGCCATTGTCTTTGTCATCGCAGTGGTGCCTGAAACCAAGGGGAAGACATTGGAGGAGATCCAGGCTGTGGTCAATCCATAG
- the LOC108813539 gene encoding plant intracellular Ras-group-related LRR protein 6 gives MICEETYHQQPQGQIKEHMMTMMMMDPHQSRKSPLSSPSSPSSSPRSSSPRSPSFNNINNEEERLEVVNMSGMALESLPNPSINLAQICKLDLSNNYLQTIPESLTARLLNLIALDVHSNQLKALPNSIGCLSKLKTLNVSGNFLVSLPKSIQHCRSLEELNANFNKLIRLPDSIGYELTNLRKLSINSNKLISLPISITHLTSLRVLDARLNCLMILPDDLENLINLEILNVSQNFQYLTALPSSIGLLMNLIELDVSYNKITVLPESIGCMRRLRKLSVEGNPLVSPPAEVMEQNLQVVREYLTQKINGTAPRSPSKKKSWGFGKLVKYGTFNGGSRSWNREEREGFIMPEYRSIDSLTSPRYSGMFSPRRLFSPRNYFSR, from the exons atGATATGCGAGGAGACATATCATCAACAACCACAGGGACAGATCAAGGAACatatgatgacgatgatgatgatggatcCACACCAAAGTAGGAAATCACCATTATCATCGCCATCAtctccatcatcatcacctAGATCATCATCACCAAGATCACCATCATTCAATAACATTAACAATGAGGAGGAGAGGTTAGAAGTTGTGAATATGAGTGGGATGGCCTTAGAATCTCTCCCTAATCCATCAATCAACTTAGCTCAGATTTGCAAGCTTGATCTCTCCAACAATTATCTTCAG ACCATACCAGAATCACTTACAGCAAGACTACTCAACTTAATAGCATTAGATGTTCATTCTAATCAGCTCAAAGCTCTTCCAAATTCCATTGGTTGTCTCTCCAAACTCAAGACCCTCAACGTCTCTGGAAACTTTCTTGTTTCACTCCCCAAATCTATCCAGCATTGCAG GTCACTGGAAGAACTCAATGCAAACTTCAACAAACTCATTAGATTACCAGACTCCATTGGATACGAACTCACCAATCTAAGAAAACTCTCTATCAACTCCAACAAGCTCATTAGCCTCCCAATCTCCATTACTCACCTTACTTCTCTTCGTGTCCTCGACGCTCGTCTCAATTGCCTCATGATTCTCCCAGATGATCTAGAGAATCTCATCAACCTCGAGATCCTCAATGTCAGCCAGAACTTCCAGTACCTTACAGCCCTCCCATCTTCCATTGGCCTCTTAATGAACCTCATAGAGCTTGATGTTAGCTACAACAAGATCACTGTCTTGCCTGAGTCCATTGGCTGCATGAGACGGCTAAGGAAACTGAGTGTTGAGGGAAACCCACTCGTGTCCCCTCCTGCTGAGGTGATGGAGCAGAACTTGCAAGTGGTGAGAGAGTATCTGACACAGAAGATTAATGGTACCGCACCAAGGAGTCCCAGCAAGAAGAAGTCATGGGGGTTTGGTAAGCTAGTGAAGTATGGGACGTTCAATGGTGGATCAAGGAGCTGGAAtagggaagagagagaagggTTCATCATGCCTGAATACCGTTCTATTGACAGTCTTACTTCACCGAGGTACTCTGGAATGTTCTCTCCTCGCCGTCTCTTTTCTCCAAGAAATTATTTCAGCAGATAA
- the LOC108811138 gene encoding uncharacterized protein LOC108811138 has translation MEATKERMENEHNKRRDESAVVNNDAGKAEDTVRELVRESIVDGGSDGNRNGGDSARKPEDILAFSRTVRKIDSSLE, from the coding sequence ATGGAGGCAACGAAAGAGAGAATGGAAAATGAACATAATAAGAGGAGAGATGAATCTGCCGTCGTCAACAATGATGCAGGAAAGGCCGAAGACACGGTCAGAGAGCTCGTTCGCGAATCCATAGTTGATGGCGGAAGCGATGGTAACAGGAACGGAGGTGATAGCGCTCGCAAGCCGGAGGACATTCTTGCTTTCTCAAGAACCGTACGGAAGATTGATTCCTCGCTTGAGTAG